The Caretta caretta isolate rCarCar2 chromosome 5, rCarCar1.hap1, whole genome shotgun sequence genome contains a region encoding:
- the LOC125636626 gene encoding uncharacterized protein LOC125636626 has product MQSSSAQVTMMESQNRKRAPAWTEREVRDLIAVWGEESVLSELRSSFRNAKTFVKISQGMKDRGHNRDPKQCRVKLKELRQAYQKTREANSRSGSEPQTCRFYDELHAILGGSATTTPAVLFDSFNGDGGNTEAGFGDEEDDEEEEVVDSSQQASGETGFPDSQELFLTLDLEPVPPEPTQGCLLDPAGGEGTSAACVSMITGSSPSQRLVKLRKKKKCTRDEMFSELMLSSHTDRAQTNAWRQIMSECRKAQNDREERWRAEESKWRAEESKWRAEERAEAQMWRQRDERRQDSMLRLLQDQTSMLQCMVELQQRQLEHRLPLQPLCNQPPSSPSSIASTPRRPRTRWGGLRPTSHPTTEDCPKKRRLSFNKF; this is encoded by the exons atgcagagctcatcagcacaggtgaccatgatggagtcccagaatcgcaaaagagctccagcatggaccgaacgggaggtacgggatctgatcgctgtttggggagaggaatccgtgctatcagaactccgttccagttttcgaaatgccaaaacctttgtgaaaatctcccagggcatgaaggacagaggccataacagggacccgaagcagtgccgcgtgaaactgaaggagctgaggcaagcctaccagaaaaccagagaggcgaacagccgctctgggtcagagccccaaacatgccgcttctatgatgagctgcatgccattttagggggttcagccaccactaccccagccgtgttgtttgactccttcaatggagatggaggcaatacggaagcaggttttggggacgaagaagatgatgaggaggaggaggttgtagatagctcacagcaagcaagcggagaaaccggttttcccgacagccaggaactgtttctcaccctagacctggagccagtaccccccgaacccacccaaggctgcctcctggacccagcaggcggagaagggacctctg ctgcatgtgtttcaatgatcacaggatcttctccttcccagaggctagtgaagcttagaaagaaaaaaaaatgcactcgcgatgaaatgttctccgagctcatgctgtcctcccacactgacagagcacagacgaatgcgtggaggcaaataatgtcagagtgcaggaaagcacaaaatgaccgggaggagaggtggcgggctgaagagagtaagtggcgggctgaagagagtaagtggcgggctgaagagagggctgaagctcaaatgtggcggcagcgtgatgagaggaggcaggattcaatgctgaggctgctgcaggaccaaaccagtatgctccagtgtatggttgagctgcagcaaaggcagctggagcacagactgccactgcagcccctctgtaaccaaccgccctcctccccaagttccatagcctccacacccagacgcccaagaacgcggtgggggggcctccggccaaccagccaccccaccacagaggattgcccaaaaaaaagaaggctgtcattcaataaattttaa